From a single Salvelinus sp. IW2-2015 linkage group LG22, ASM291031v2, whole genome shotgun sequence genomic region:
- the LOC111982539 gene encoding dual specificity protein phosphatase 14-like, which produces MGSRSQGSFFHHHHHHHHSSVVPTAVPRLLTENSSLLGGIAQITPNLFLSRGNVASNRSLLLSKGITCVVNATIELPNFNWPHVEYVKVPLADMPHSPLSLYFDSIADKIHSVGRKRGAVLVHCAAGVSRSASLCLAYLMKYHRVSLAEAHAWVKARRPVIRPNGGFWRQLIDYERKLFGRNSVKMVQTPYGVIPDVYERERRNLAPYWGL; this is translated from the coding sequence ATGGGTTCTCGCAGTCAAGGCAGCTTtttccaccatcaccaccaccaccaccacagctcGGTGGTGCCTACGGCCGTGCCAAGGCTTCTCACAGAGAACAGCAGTCTGCTAGGGGGCATCGCCCAGATCACCCCCAACCTCTTCCTGAGCCGGGGCAATGTGGCGTCCAACCGCAGCCTACTGCTGTCCAAGGGCATCACCTGCGTGGTCAACGCCACTATCGAGCTGCCCAACTTCAACTGGCCCCACGTGGAGTATGTAAAGGTACCCCTGGCGGACATGccccactcccccctctccctgtaCTTTGACAGCATAGCTGATAAGATCCACAGTGTGGGGAGAAAGCGGGGGGCCGTGCTGGTGCATTGTGCTGCAGGGGTGAGCCGCTCAGCCTCCCTGTGCCTGGCCTACCTGATGAAGTACCACCGTGTGTCTCTGGCCGAGGCCCACGCTTGGGTCAAGGCCCGCCGGCCAGTCATCCGGCCCAACGGGGGCTTCTGGCGTCAGCTCATCGACTACGAGAGGAAGCTGTTTGGCAGGAACTCTGTGAAAATGGTGCAGACGCCCTACGGGGTGATACCTGACGTCTACGAGCGGGAGCGCAGGAATCTGGCACCCTACTGGGGCCTGTAG